Proteins encoded in a region of the Candidatus Methylomirabilis sp. genome:
- a CDS encoding molybdopterin-dependent oxidoreductase, which yields MELSRRELLKTLAGAGAAIIALPDALLPPAVGHAQAAEPEADTWEKSPCRFCGVGCGVLVGLRKGKVVAVKGDPEVPVNRGLLCVKGYNLPKILYGRDRYKTPLLRQGNKFVQISWDKALDIMASKFKEAIQQYGPESVAVYFSGQTTVFEGYAVNKLMKAGIGSNNVEGNPRLCMASAVTGFYSTFGMDEPMGCYDDIDLTDTFFVWGANFAETQPVLYSRMVERKRRDSEVKIVSLQTFLNRSTDEPADIVAIFKPHTDLAIANAMAHVIVKEGLINETFIQKHVAFKKGLTGIGYGVEDNFEYGGASETSWKTYKPFTDKPQPISFEEYKKFLKTYTPEYAATLSGVPADTIRQIARLLGDPKRKAVSCWTMGFNQHVRGTWINNLVYNLHLLTGKIAEPGNSPFSLTGQPSACGTTREVGVLSHTLPGGMFIANPEHRKKAAQIWNVPIEKISPRPGYHTMEMFRTLERGDIKVIWINTTNPFQTLPHVSRYRRGARKGGERFIVVSEVYPSETARHADLILPSAMWVEKEGMFGNAERRTQHWFKMVDPPGEAKDDLWQIVELAKRLDLGHLFAYGGEPLQRALFEEYRKFGVGSGKDLAPYDVYTKVHGGLRWPVVEGKETRWRYREGFDPYVKKDEDVRFYGQPDGRAVIWARPYEPPAEQPDEKYPFWLTTGRILEHWHTGTMTRRVLELHRAAPFAPVWINVENAAALGIKTGDPVRVKSRRGEVVAKAELGGRNTVPKGVIFVPFFDENVLINLVTLDAYDPISKQPDFKKCAVRIEKV from the coding sequence ATGGAACTGTCTCGCAGAGAGCTGTTAAAAACCTTGGCGGGAGCAGGCGCGGCCATCATTGCCTTACCTGATGCGCTCCTCCCACCCGCCGTAGGTCACGCGCAGGCTGCAGAGCCGGAGGCGGACACATGGGAAAAGAGCCCTTGCCGTTTCTGCGGCGTCGGATGCGGCGTCCTGGTGGGTCTTCGGAAAGGAAAGGTGGTCGCCGTCAAGGGCGATCCGGAGGTACCCGTGAATCGCGGCCTCCTTTGCGTCAAAGGCTATAACCTTCCCAAAATTCTTTATGGCCGTGACCGTTATAAGACCCCTCTGCTTCGCCAAGGCAATAAGTTTGTTCAGATCTCCTGGGACAAGGCGTTGGATATCATGGCCTCTAAGTTTAAGGAGGCGATCCAACAATATGGTCCGGAGTCGGTGGCGGTCTACTTCTCGGGTCAAACCACGGTCTTTGAAGGGTACGCCGTCAATAAACTGATGAAGGCGGGGATTGGCTCCAACAATGTCGAGGGCAATCCGCGCCTCTGTATGGCCTCAGCCGTGACCGGTTTCTACTCGACCTTCGGCATGGATGAGCCGATGGGATGTTACGACGACATTGATCTGACCGATACCTTTTTTGTCTGGGGCGCGAACTTCGCTGAGACGCAACCGGTCCTTTACTCGCGGATGGTCGAGCGAAAACGTCGGGATTCCGAGGTCAAGATCGTGAGCCTGCAAACCTTTCTGAACCGCAGCACCGATGAGCCGGCGGATATCGTTGCGATTTTCAAGCCTCATACGGACCTCGCCATTGCGAATGCGATGGCGCATGTCATCGTCAAGGAAGGGCTCATCAACGAAACGTTTATTCAGAAGCATGTCGCCTTCAAAAAGGGGCTGACGGGGATCGGATATGGCGTGGAGGATAACTTCGAGTACGGAGGAGCTTCGGAAACCAGTTGGAAGACCTACAAGCCGTTTACCGATAAGCCCCAGCCGATCAGTTTCGAGGAGTACAAGAAATTCCTGAAAACCTACACCCCGGAGTATGCCGCCACACTCTCTGGTGTTCCGGCCGACACGATTCGTCAGATTGCCCGACTCTTAGGTGATCCCAAGCGCAAGGCTGTGTCGTGTTGGACAATGGGCTTTAACCAGCACGTACGTGGCACCTGGATCAACAACCTCGTCTATAACCTCCATCTTCTTACCGGAAAAATCGCCGAGCCCGGCAACAGTCCCTTTTCGCTGACCGGACAGCCGTCGGCGTGCGGGACGACCCGGGAGGTCGGCGTGCTCTCCCACACGCTGCCCGGTGGGATGTTTATTGCGAATCCGGAGCATCGCAAGAAAGCCGCACAGATCTGGAATGTCCCGATTGAGAAGATTTCACCCAGACCTGGCTACCATACGATGGAGATGTTTCGTACCCTGGAGCGCGGTGATATTAAGGTCATCTGGATCAACACCACCAACCCCTTTCAGACCCTCCCGCATGTGAGTCGCTATCGCAGGGGCGCCCGAAAGGGAGGCGAGCGATTTATCGTGGTCTCCGAGGTGTATCCCAGTGAAACCGCTCGGCACGCCGATCTCATTCTGCCGTCGGCCATGTGGGTGGAGAAAGAGGGGATGTTCGGTAACGCTGAGCGGCGTACGCAGCACTGGTTCAAGATGGTCGATCCGCCTGGCGAAGCCAAGGACGACCTCTGGCAGATCGTCGAGTTGGCCAAGCGTCTTGATTTGGGGCACCTGTTCGCCTATGGGGGGGAGCCTCTACAGAGAGCGCTCTTTGAGGAGTATCGAAAATTCGGCGTGGGGTCGGGAAAAGATCTTGCGCCGTACGATGTATACACGAAGGTCCATGGCGGGCTGCGCTGGCCGGTTGTCGAGGGAAAAGAAACACGGTGGCGTTATAGAGAGGGGTTCGACCCGTACGTCAAAAAGGACGAGGATGTCCGTTTCTACGGCCAGCCCGATGGTCGCGCCGTGATCTGGGCGCGCCCCTACGAGCCGCCCGCCGAGCAGCCGGATGAGAAGTATCCGTTTTGGCTGACGACAGGTCGCATACTTGAGCACTGGCATACAGGGACGATGACGCGGAGAGTCCTTGAGCTTCATCGCGCCGCCCCCTTTGCTCCTGTGTGGATCAACGTCGAGAACGCGGCTGCCTTGGGCATTAAGACTGGGGATCCGGTTCGTGTCAAATCCCGCCGCGGGGAGGTCGTCGCAAAGGCCGAGTTAGGCGGAAGGAATACGGTCCCGAAAGGCGTGATCTTTGTTCCTTTCTTTGACGAGAATGTTCTCATCAACCTGGTGACGCTTGATGCCTACGACCCTATTTCCAAGCAGCCGGACTTTAAGAAATGCGCGGTTCGAATCGAGAAGGTGTAG
- a CDS encoding NapC/NirT family cytochrome c codes for MLAEAQMVNAEGLKWGSWLDWGILLTIGISIAILGCIVVTLIVFKGRQIEGNVLWLHLLSLGILPLLLLGVGNFTALEYAKEVQFCGTCHQPYIDDMRSSQSRSLAAYHFQQRSSSGSECYSCHVNYGVHGTLRAKLNGLTDAYKHWTHSYELPIKMRAPLANAFCLKCHDGAKRYVALAIHVAMAPEIRSEEMRCLECHGPAHTVTLPKQGRKTGGIS; via the coding sequence TTGCTGGCTGAGGCACAGATGGTCAATGCCGAGGGGTTGAAGTGGGGAAGTTGGCTGGATTGGGGGATTCTTCTCACTATCGGCATCTCAATCGCTATTCTCGGCTGCATTGTCGTCACGCTCATCGTCTTCAAAGGCCGGCAGATCGAGGGGAATGTCTTGTGGCTGCATCTGCTGTCCCTGGGCATTCTGCCGCTGTTGCTCCTTGGCGTTGGTAATTTCACCGCGCTTGAATATGCAAAGGAAGTCCAGTTCTGCGGGACCTGCCACCAACCGTACATCGATGACATGCGCAGCAGTCAGAGCCGGTCCCTCGCCGCCTATCATTTCCAACAGCGGTCGTCGTCAGGGAGTGAGTGCTACTCTTGCCACGTCAACTATGGCGTCCATGGGACCCTCCGAGCCAAGCTGAATGGGCTGACAGATGCCTACAAGCACTGGACTCACTCGTATGAGTTACCCATCAAGATGCGCGCCCCCCTTGCCAACGCTTTCTGCTTAAAATGTCATGATGGCGCCAAGCGATACGTGGCGCTGGCGATTCATGTGGCTATGGCTCCCGAGATACGAAGCGAGGAGATGAGGTGCCTCGAGTGTCACGGTCCCGCCCATACGGTAACTCTGCCCAAACAAGGCCGGAAGACGGGAGGGATCAGTTGA
- a CDS encoding cyclic nucleotide-binding domain-containing protein produces the protein MTRDVRGGILPGIRSGDWRSKLIGLAQLCVGFVTLLGLLAMTTKGSFLLVSFTLLQGLLLVGLVLFAIVAVFSQRTMVLEQYGPGEIIFREGDEGRHVYVIKSGTVEVMQKGPDRTEQVIARLQPGDHFGEIALIQKAPRTATIRTATAVQVYRMNPNSFVALYTNLPGFRGHFQQVMESRLKDLALRR, from the coding sequence TTGACTCGCGACGTTCGTGGAGGCATCTTACCGGGAATCAGGAGCGGCGATTGGCGATCAAAACTCATTGGTCTGGCCCAGCTCTGTGTCGGGTTCGTCACGTTGCTCGGCTTGCTCGCCATGACCACGAAAGGGTCGTTCCTCCTGGTGAGTTTTACCCTCCTGCAGGGGTTACTGCTGGTTGGGCTCGTCCTCTTCGCTATTGTGGCCGTCTTCTCCCAGCGGACGATGGTGCTTGAACAGTATGGACCGGGCGAGATCATCTTTCGGGAGGGGGACGAGGGACGCCACGTGTATGTGATCAAGTCAGGGACCGTCGAGGTGATGCAGAAGGGACCGGATCGCACGGAGCAAGTGATTGCCCGCCTGCAGCCCGGGGACCACTTCGGCGAGATCGCCCTGATCCAAAAGGCGCCGCGAACGGCCACCATCCGAACCGCTACGGCGGTGCAAGTGTACAGGATGAACCCGAACAGCTTCGTAGCCCTGTATACCAACCTCCCCGGATTTCGAGGTCACTTCCAACAAGTGATGGAATCCCGTCTCAAGGATCTTGCGTTGCGCCGCTGA